GCAGGTCGGTGGTCGCGCTCAAGAGCACGCAGGGAAGGCGGTCCATTGTCAGGCCTGGTTGAACGGAAAAGTCTGCCGTGATTGAAAGACGAGCGGAGCGTCCGACCAGCCATCCCAGAGCGCGTTCGAGTTGGCCGGCCGAAGTGAAACCCTCGATGTCATCCCGGGGCCGCGCACCGGAACCCGGGATGACATCGAGGGTGGCAGACCCGTCGCCGCCGCGACGCGGAGTCTCACGCCGCTTGCCGCACCCGGCCAGGCACCGCCTCGAGAAGCGCGCGCGTATAGGGATGCTCGGGATTGGCGAACAGCGCGCTCGCGCTCTTCAGCTCCACGATCTCACCCTGGCGCATCACCGCGATCCGGTCGCAGATCTGGGCCGCCACCCGCAGATCGTGGGTGATGAACAGCATCGACAGGCCGAGGCGCGCCTTGAGATCTTCCAGCAGCGCCAGCACCTGGGCCTGGACCGAGACATCGAGGGCCGAGACCGCCTCGTCGGCGACCAGCACCTCGGGTTCGAGCGCGAGCGCCCGGGCGATGCCGATGCGCTGGCGCTGGCCGCCGGAGAATTCGTGCGGGAACCGCTCCAGCGCCTTCTCGTCGAGGCCGACGAGGGAGAGGAGGCGGCGCGCCCGCTCCGTCGCTTCCGTCACCGAGACCCCGTGCGCCACCGGCCCGTCGGCGATGATCTGACCCACGCTGCGGCGCGGGTTGAGCGAGGCGAAGGGATCCTGAAAAACCATCTGGATCCGGCTGCGGGCCCGGCGCAGGGCCTCGCCCTTCAGCCCCGTGAGGTCGGTGTCGCCGAGGCGCACGGCCCCGGCATCGGGGTCGATCAGCCGCATGACGAGGCGCGCGACCGAGGATTTCCCCGAACCCGATTCGCCGACGAGCCCCAGCGTCTCGCCGCGGTGGAGCGTGAAGGCCACGTCCCGCGCCGCCGCGGTGCGGCGCTTCGGCTTCCACAGCCCGCCGCCGGTGACGTAGGTCTTTTGCAGGCCCGTCACCTCGATCGCCTTCGGCCCCGAAAGGGGAGGGCGGGTCGGCGGGTCCATGGTCGGCACGGCGGCGAGCAGGGTCCTGGTATAGGCGGCCTGCGGCCGGCCGAGCACGGCGGCCGCGGGGCCTTCCTCCACCACCCGGCCGTGGCGCAGCACCAGCACCCGGTCGGCGATCTCCGCCACCACGCCGAAATCGTGGGTGATGAACAGGACCGCCATGTGGCGGCGGGTCTGAAGGTCGCGGATCAGCTTGAGGATCTGGGCCTGCGTCGTGACGTCGAGGGCCGTGGTCGG
This sequence is a window from Methylobacterium sp. SyP6R. Protein-coding genes within it:
- a CDS encoding ABC transporter ATP-binding protein; its protein translation is MDSDTRRVAASVRSLSLALPEGGDRPNAVDGVSFDLVAGEILCLVGESGSGKSMCAHALMGLLPKAVRPVSGAIRLGETDLLGQNEAGWRDTRGRRIAMIFQEPMTALNPLMRIGDQMAEMFEAHGQLNPKERRARAVALAGEVGLPNPEQIVRSYPHQLSGGQRQRAMIAMALALEPTVLVADEPTTALDVTTQAQILKLIRDLQTRRHMAVLFITHDFGVVAEIADRVLVLRHGRVVEEGPAAAVLGRPQAAYTRTLLAAVPTMDPPTRPPLSGPKAIEVTGLQKTYVTGGGLWKPKRRTAAARDVAFTLHRGETLGLVGESGSGKSSVARLVMRLIDPDAGAVRLGDTDLTGLKGEALRRARSRIQMVFQDPFASLNPRRSVGQIIADGPVAHGVSVTEATERARRLLSLVGLDEKALERFPHEFSGGQRQRIGIARALALEPEVLVADEAVSALDVSVQAQVLALLEDLKARLGLSMLFITHDLRVAAQICDRIAVMRQGEIVELKSASALFANPEHPYTRALLEAVPGRVRQAA